The Drosophila innubila isolate TH190305 chromosome 2R unlocalized genomic scaffold, UK_Dinn_1.0 1_C_2R, whole genome shotgun sequence DNA window GAAGGTGCTGccaggacacacacacacaatcacacttacacacacacacacacaagcacaaacacatacacacgtgGGTTGCCAGCAGAACTTCTCTATACACAAAGTCGCagggcaaacaacaaaatttaaaagttccCTGCAAGTTTCACATCCTCAATTCTCAATGCAAAAGATAGAACAACTCTCTGTTTGTCCATGTTTGCTCTGTAATTGTTTTTCGAAAAGTTTTATAAGCAGCTGTGTGTTTATAGGAAAACTCCAGCAGTTACTGGAAAATTCCTTTGGCTACTTTGCGACAACTCGAAAACTAAATATACAAAGATTTGCATTTCAGTGAAGCTCCACAGGACATCAATAAGAAATTTAGTTAAgggtcaaaaatatttaattttattgcgtAGAATCTTTAAGGAAACTGGAAAACTAcatatattattcaatttatcaaaaatttcataacttttatcTCTTTTCAAAgtgcatttttatttcgaaacattgtttttaatgcagaaaatccagatatatatattatttataaataaatgaaagtaagaaaatagtatttttttattactttattccttattatcatttttaattcagaaaattatttgaaaataaataaaagtgaaaaacatatagcattattattattttattccttaacatcatttttaattcagaAATTGcagcaataaatattatttgaaaataaatgaaagtaagaaaataatattttatatcatttcattccatattatcatttttaattcagaaaattcagcaatatatattatttgaaaatatttagaaataaatgaaagtaagaaaataatattttatataattttattccttattatcatttttaattcagaaaattcagcaatataaattatttgaaaataaataaaagtgaaaaacatatagcatttttattattttattcgtgagcatcatttttaattcagaAAATCCagcaataaatattgtttgaaaataaataaaagtgagaaaataatattttattccatattatcatttttaattcagaAAATTCAGCAAAATACTatacaatatttgaaaatagtgAAAAAcgtataacatttttattattttattccttaacatcatttttaatttaaaaaatccagcaataaatattatttaaaaataaaaattataatacatttatttttatattccttaACATCATTATTATgttacatattattatattatttaaaaataaaaattataatatattcattattataTTCGTTAacatcatttttatattatttaaaaataccaattataatatatttattatgatattacttaacataatttttaacatataaaatCCAGCAGCACATACTATATTATtagaaagtaaataaaagtgagaaaatatatatttttttttggaaatctttaatttattttcaaaacctTTCTTTTCATTCCACTTTCGTTGTTTTCgcttttctttataatttttgagcACGCTTCATCCTAAATCATTCTTAGCCCAGTAAACTCATTGGTCACGCTGTCCAAGTTGCACCCACTAATAACTCAGGCAGGCGTTGTCCTGCGTTTTAAAGCCGCTTAAGTTCATGAATCCGCTTCCGGTGAAGCGTCCGTCCGCTTATTAAGCAACCCGCGCGCACCTTGAGACTTCCGTTGCCCCGAGACGCCATTGGTTGCCTAGCATATGACCAGACGCCATACCAGAAGGTGGCCAAAAGAAGACGTTAGCACACACAAAGAAATGAAAGCTCAACCCCCCAAAAACAGAGCGAGGACTTGGCATTTAAGATAAATGATCGCCTGCCAACAATGCACAAAGAAGAGTCACAAAAAGTTTGGTCACGTTTGTGCTATTTGGCAGCGGAGGCATATGCTCCATGGGGGTGGCATCCTATGACGAGGGTGGGGTGGGGTGGGGGGCAACGTCTAGGTTGCATTTACCTTGCcgcaattttaatatgaagctggagttttaaaattcaagacACATGCAGCAGCTTAAACGTTTTAGAAATCTATTTTTCAAATTCCAACATGGGACAAGCAGAGGGGGTGATATGAGGGTGGTAGAAGGGGGGTTGCTGGCAGTCACATGTGTGCGTGCAAATTGGCAAACGTTGCGCGCATTTAATTGAAACGTCTGCAGAGCAGGACAGCAACAGTAGactgatagagagagaaagtttTTAACTTGCagaacaaacaatttttgcgATATTTTAATGGACGCTCAAAAGAAAAAGGACACCAAATAAATGCCAATGGGAAGTATGAGAGAGTAGAGAACATATAATTCCATACGCATGCCGGACATCAACTGATGTCTATCCAAAGCCAGCTGTGCCGCCTTCAACTTGGTGCAATGCTCGTAGAGGATTAGTGTGTGCCTTATCACCGAATACTCCACCCATTGCATGTGCTCCAATTGCAGATGGAACTGCTCAAAGCTGAGCCGGAGCATCAGCTCATAGATCTCGGTTAGGACACTGCGTGGTATATGCGTGTCCATGCCACGAATCACACTTGCATCCAAATgcggcagctgcaactgcaactcatTGATCTGTGAGTCCAACTTTTTGTGCATGCGCTGCAAACGCTTGAGGATCTGACGCAGCAAGTTCTCCTGCATGGGTGGCAATGTCCCGACCATGTAATTCAGCGCATTCAGAGCCTTCTCGTAGTTGCCACGACAGATGCACTTGACGATTCCATCGGCCAGTTGTCGTTGCTGTGGTGTCagtgtctctgtctctgtctttacTGGGGACATTGCCTGCAAGAGATCTCTAATCCAATGATCATAGTGGCAACTCTCTTCCTAACTGCACACTCACCTTTTCAATCGCGTAttgtgttttgctttgtttctaAGTATTTGTGTTTCTTTTCTATTACCTACTGTGTTCAATTTGGAAGTGTGTGCCTTAAAGTATGTTATATGTTGCCATTCCGCTTGATGACTCCTCCATCTGGCAACGGAATGAGGACCATAAATCGAGCCACATATGTTATGTTGGCATTACAAGTGGCTCCTGCGCCGTCTGTGCGCCCAATTCAAATGGAAATCAAAGTGGGCGTTCATCAGTTAAACACTTCaatacactgagaaaaaaaaaagcattttttttaaaaaaatatttaattaaaaaaaatttttttttttttttgatagggttaataaatttattttggttgcACCAGCTCGTGCTTATCAAAGCACTTTCGCATCTTGAGCATGGGGAGTACAAAGCAGGGAAAATAGCAgtgttcttaaattaagaccatttttagaccaaattactaatactaagaaaattaatctaaaaaatcgcagttcttaaaataaaataaattgatagaaaaaaaacatatgtcatattttattaaaagacaATAGTTGTCCCGTGGTGCtctggttagagtcgccgctTCATTTGAAGGGAAGCGcgggttcgagtcccactctTTCCGAAGAAAATCGTagtaaatagaaatatttattgtacatattttatattataaaattaaaatgccagaaaaaattttataatattgtacatcagaattaaaaaaaaaaaagaaataaaataaaatattaaatttaaaattttattttccttattttttatttgtgactTTATTGatggctgcaaaccggtttgAATCGCTTCGATTCGGGTTTTTGGACAGCCCGAGTCGGATCATAAACCgaacatttgaaattaataactcCGCGAACCCAAACCGAACcactttcttaaataaaaggttaAATAAAAGTCTCAGTtcaagataaatttaaaacaataaaaaaaatctttaataaatGTTGGTGACTTTCAgccttgattttaagaacatttatttttacaataagaacttggtcttatttaataagttctcaaaacaaaaggaatgggtttttataataagaacttggtcttttttaaTAAGTTCTCAAAAAAAGAATGGGGTTTTTCTTACCTTAGTTTCTTGTTTTGAGACcatattttgatttgaaaatattgatttgaaatcattttttttttatcagtgtacagcTACAACTCCACTTGCAACTCGTGGCAGGCAGGATGTGGCAATGTGACAAAGTCGCTGCCAGTTGTGAGCACTTGTGGTTTACGACCTGGAGCTTGGCTTCAGCTCTTCAGTTCTTTAGCTCTCTTTGGCTGCCTTCTCCCTGCTCCCTTTTGCCATGCAACACTGGCAACTCAAGTGGCTCGCTATAAAATGGCGGCAAGCATTTCCGCTGCTGGCTGCCACAttgttcaaaaatttattattctcATCTAGATGAGTTCATTATTTTGCAGCGGCTGCCAATGCGCTGAGCGTTGAATGTCGAatgcgaaaacaatttaattttattgtttttcacataaattgtttttttttttactcctaCAGAATTatgcattgttttttattttccttttcattGGCAGATGCCATATGAAATCTGAGACCCAACTCTCACATGTGTGGGGTGGCATAAAATGTTGGGTGGTGCTGTGGTGCTGTGGTGCTCTGTTgcactgctgctgttgccccACAATGCTGGCCATATAATTGAGTCACGTTTGGCCTGGGATTATATGCGCTTGTGTAAAATATTCAGATTTATGCCGCCATGTCGATTCATATGCGaatgtatataaacaaattgctgTTGCGAGTATGTGCTCTGATTTATGATAACCATATACCCGTTTGCATATTAGCCAAGTCTAGGAAAAAGTAGATATATACTTCGAATGTTAGACTGCTAAAGGTTATACTCCTGTAGAATATTTCTTAAAGGCGCCAGGAAAATCTGTCAACGAGATTTATTTAGCACTACCAACGAAAGAAAACTTTAGTTTTGTtacttaatttctttttttttttttgtaaaaaattatattaagttgGATACAAATTGACTTGGCTAGAACCGAAGTCTGCACGACTTCAAacggtcataactttattaaaatagaactgattttcaagtggaatgtcattttgatcatgatttggcctctaaattgattcggcatttaaatttttagcatctaaaaaatttgatatttttcgactctaagccatatattattcaattttccatacctaccccttgacattttttcaaaaacttccatctctcataacttcatcaaaaatcaaccgattttcaagcggaataccattttggtcatgatttggcctctaaaatgattctgcatttaagtttttatcatctagaaaatttgatattttttcgattctaagcattccataatccaattttccatacctaccccttgacattttttcaaaaacttccatctctcataactttgtcaaaactcaaccgattttcaagcggaatgtcattttgatcattatttggcctttaaattgattctgcatttaaatttctatcatctaaaaaatttgatatttttcgactctaagccatctatcatccaattttccatacctaccccttgacattttttcaaaaacttccatctctcataactttgtcaaaactcagccgattttcaagcggaatgtcattttgatcatgatttcggctctaaaatgattctgcatttaaattcttattatctagaaaatatgatatttttcgactctaagccatctatcatccaattttccaaaGGTTACCAAATGAATAGTAAAattgtaatacatttttcatttttttattacattttttcttgttaaagtccaacaatgcaaatatttcgtttacaagcttaacaaaataaaaagtccattgttgcaattttgttattaGAAACATGACTTTCTAACTGAGTGCATATAGGTATTTTCCCTTCAGAGTTGAACCCTTATTgattatacatatttcaaaaGCTAAAACGCTCAGCTCATATCACAGCACCCGTTAAGGCCACAAATAAACCAATTTTGTACGTTGTTGTTAAAGCAATATGCAACATGCTTTGCTCTCATTTGGTATACGTGTTTATAATGCCAATAACCTGACGCCCCCACACGTTAGACTTGCCCCAACCATTCGCTCAATCGTCAATAAACAGAAACTAATACAAGACAGACAGAAAAGGAAAACAGGAGAGAAGGGAGAAAGGAGCGAATTGAGCAGGAATCAAAATTCGTGTTGGCATGCAAGTTCAATGTACATCTTCAGTTGTTGGCaaacgaaatttaatttatctgtATCAGTTCCAGTTGGCCTGAAAGTCAGATGACAGGAGCAGGCAGCAGGCAGGTCGAGGATGCCACAGCTGGAGGAACACATGTTCCGACAAATTCATCTGCCATGTCACAATGCGCAACGGCATGCAGAAATGCTCGTAGGGTAGACGAATTGCTTTCACCCCCCACTGATATCGAcatggatatggatatggatatgggTATTGGGTATGGAGGTTTTTGGAATATGCTTCGAGTAGTTTGAACAGGCTGCACACGCTGCACGTGACAAGACTCAACGAAAAGTGAAACTtgctgtgcaaatatttttcaagcaaacaatttttgggCAACGACTCAAAGTTAAAGCAGCCCACCCTATTAAATGGTCTTATACCTTCTCCGCCTCCGCCAGCCTTGTAAGTCGTAAGTGTCATTAATCAAATGGTACCCAATAATTTCGTCGGCGCGTCAGCGTCTGCCAACCCTTTTTACCACCGTTTCGTCCTTTATCCGTTATGCTTTATCCTTTGCCTCAGTTTCAGCTTGTTAAGCAGccatttttgaaatatgaacTTTTTGAGTTCTCGTTGCGCTGACGAATGCCGGCAGTCATTAATAAATTAGGGGTTAAAATGCCATAACAGCAAAGCAGGAAGGATAGGGAAGAGCAGAAGAGAGTGGGAgaaaagttgtttatttaattgaaagtgaaaCGAGCGAAAACAGATTTGTTTAACTCAATTAAATGAGGCAGGGAATTTGATTTTACGATCCTGGCACTTGCTGTCAACAATTCAAGttttagtttcatttaatCACCAGccatttatttagtttgagTTTTAAAGATggattataaaaatttagccACATGGTACAAAGGCAAATGCCACGCACCGGGTATATTAGTGGAGGAGGAGAGCGAAATTATGGACTCCACCCAATGCACTGTGATTGCGGATGAGGAAGCTGATTTGGAATTGGCCTATGATGAACTGGAGACAATTAAGAGGCGTCTGATAACACTGCGTGGCAAGCTATTGATAAGGTCGCAGAGCTGTGAGGAAGAGATACCCTATCAACTGGAGGATGCCACATTTCTGACTCAAAATCAACAACACTTGATGCAACTGCGACGCAGCAATTGTGTCCTGAAGTGTCAGCTACGCAAGTTGTTGCAACATTTGCATGCCACACGCAGCCAAATGAAGGTCTTGGAGGCAACTCGCTGCCAGCTAAACAGTCGTCTGACCCACATGACAGAAGAACTGACCAAATTCGAGGCATTTAAGTTGAAAGCCATGGATTACTTTGGCCACTGCATTGAGCGCAACGAGCAAATCAAGAGTTGCAAAGTGAATAACGAGGATTTTGCCTTGAAAATGAAGGCCATGATTTACCACACAGAGTCAAGGATGCGTCATCTGGTGCCAATGCGTTGTCATCATCAGCTGCACTATGACCTCTCCGTGGAGCTCGTCTTGATTCGCATCTTTCTGCAATCCTTGTTCAGCAATATGATTGACGATTGGAACCAATGCAAGCGACGTCTCATACAGTAAGTAATTTTGTATCTTTACTCGTAGTTGACAATTTCGTTATGATTTCCAATTTACAGTTACAATTGGCGCTGCTCAGCAATTCTTCCGCCCTCGGACATTTTTAAAGGTCGCGATTAAAGTGCAGTTTGGAGTTTTGGTCATGAatgttttccttttatttattttattttatttgtgttggGTGTTGAGTGTTGGCCAAGTTGACCTCTTCTAATTGCTTCTGAAATGTCGCTCAATTAACATTATTGGCGCTCAGCGGCTTTTATGGCACTTTTGTGGCACATTCAATTTCCCAGGCGCAGTCgttataattacaaaatttcaacTCTGAGTTGAAATTGCCTCAGATTAATGACGAGCGCTTTTATTTGAACGCGTTAAAGTTACAAATACTCTCACCCTAACTTTTCATCCACTTCTGGCCCGGAATTCTAATCCGACTTTGGACGCCATACAAATGTATACATTCCCACCAGGATAAGACGCTCCAGCT harbors:
- the LOC117784399 gene encoding uncharacterized protein LOC117784399; protein product: MSPVKTETETLTPQQRQLADGIVKCICRGNYEKALNALNYMVGTLPPMQENLLRQILKRLQRMHKKLDSQINELQLQLPHLDASVIRGMDTHIPRSVLTEIYELMLRLSFEQFHLQLEHMQWVEYSVIRHTLILYEHCTKLKAAQLALDRHQLMSGMRMELYVLYSLILPIGIYLVSFFF
- the LOC117784026 gene encoding uncharacterized protein LOC117784026, with product MDYKNLATWYKGKCHAPGILVEEESEIMDSTQCTVIADEEADLELAYDELETIKRRLITLRGKLLIRSQSCEEEIPYQLEDATFLTQNQQHLMQLRRSNCVLKCQLRKLLQHLHATRSQMKVLEATRCQLNSRLTHMTEELTKFEAFKLKAMDYFGHCIERNEQIKSCKVNNEDFALKMKAMIYHTESRMRHLVPMRCHHQLHYDLSVELVLIRIFLQSLFSNMIDDWNQCKRRLIHYNWRCSAILPPSDIFKGRD